One Tamlana carrageenivorans genomic region harbors:
- a CDS encoding sensor histidine kinase has translation MIVLSVIEAGEGLGGTSMAERYMLIYMINVLAIIVVLFIAFFVMFNIRKNKLLQDKIKREQEFETQIAIAKAETQEQILKDIAWELHDSVGQLLIFGNMQAGGLLRLCPETLENKVLEIHETLKSSLTEVRALSKTLNGDVVLDLGFEKSISNELLRLERMRFDKATLQVIGNQQQFIRSKDEVMLFRIIQEFLSNSVKYSLAKTINISMDYQSDFLIVIAKDDGQGFDMDTVEKGSGLININSRAKLINAELTLNSAPGEGVELIIRYPLSKAKHEDALV, from the coding sequence ATGATTGTTTTAAGCGTTATTGAAGCAGGTGAAGGTTTGGGCGGTACATCAATGGCAGAGCGTTACATGCTTATATACATGATTAATGTTTTAGCTATTATTGTCGTGTTGTTTATTGCGTTTTTCGTGATGTTTAATATTCGTAAAAATAAACTCCTGCAAGATAAAATTAAGCGCGAACAAGAATTTGAAACCCAGATAGCTATTGCTAAAGCCGAAACTCAAGAACAGATTTTAAAAGATATTGCCTGGGAGTTACACGATAGCGTAGGGCAATTATTAATTTTTGGAAATATGCAGGCCGGCGGACTTCTACGTTTGTGTCCTGAGACTTTAGAAAATAAAGTATTAGAAATTCATGAAACCTTAAAATCGAGTTTAACCGAAGTTAGGGCTTTATCTAAAACCCTTAATGGAGATGTGGTTTTAGATTTGGGTTTTGAAAAATCGATTTCTAACGAACTGTTGCGCCTAGAGCGTATGCGCTTTGATAAAGCAACTCTTCAGGTTATTGGTAATCAACAACAATTTATACGTAGTAAAGATGAAGTGATGCTTTTTAGGATAATTCAAGAGTTTTTATCGAATTCTGTAAAATATTCCCTAGCCAAAACAATCAATATCTCTATGGATTACCAATCCGATTTTTTAATCGTTATAGCTAAAGATGATGGACAAGGTTTTGATATGGACACCGTAGAAAAGGGCTCTGGACTTATTAATATAAATAGCCGTGCAAAATTGATTAATGCCGAATTAACGTTGAATAGTGCGCCTGGAGAAGGGGTGGAGTTAATTATTCGTTATCCGCTAAGCAAAGCTAAGCATGAAGACGCTTTGGTTTAA
- a CDS encoding DUF493 family protein: MNAAPNSEEFYKKLKEQLYDTAQWPSEYLYKFIVLSTPEKILQVENIFDNLGAVIDTKASKNGKYTSISINVTMKDPEAIIAKYKEVAENVEGVISL; encoded by the coding sequence ATGAACGCAGCTCCTAATTCGGAAGAATTTTATAAAAAATTAAAAGAACAATTATACGATACAGCGCAATGGCCATCGGAATATCTATATAAATTTATAGTCCTTTCTACCCCTGAAAAAATACTTCAAGTAGAAAATATTTTTGATAATTTAGGAGCGGTTATCGACACGAAAGCATCTAAAAACGGGAAATACACTAGCATTTCGATTAATGTTACCATGAAAGACCCTGAAGCCATCATTGCCAAGTATAAAGAAGTTGCAGAAAATGTTGAAGGCGTTATAAGTCTTTAG
- a CDS encoding DUF4290 domain-containing protein, which yields MIDNLEYNTEREHLIIPEYGRHMQKMINYAKSLEFKEERNKVAKGIIAVMGNMQPHLRDVPDFQHKLWDQMFIMSNFELDADSPYPIPTKEIYEERPEPLRYPQNFPKYRFYGNNIKTMIDVANTWEDGELKEALIYTIANHMKKCFLNWNKDTVEDAVIYDHLYELSGGKINLKNSEEDLSDANSLMRSKTKFSTSNTKKTHHKKNNSNNRQRKRY from the coding sequence TTGATTGATAATTTAGAATATAACACAGAGCGTGAACATTTAATCATTCCGGAGTACGGAAGGCACATGCAGAAAATGATTAATTACGCCAAATCCCTAGAATTCAAAGAAGAACGTAATAAAGTCGCAAAAGGCATTATTGCGGTCATGGGAAATATGCAACCGCATTTAAGAGATGTTCCCGATTTTCAGCATAAACTTTGGGACCAAATGTTTATTATGTCTAATTTTGAATTAGATGCCGATTCGCCTTACCCGATTCCAACAAAGGAAATCTACGAAGAACGTCCAGAACCACTACGATACCCGCAAAATTTCCCTAAATACCGTTTTTATGGGAATAATATTAAAACCATGATAGACGTGGCTAATACTTGGGAAGATGGTGAGTTAAAAGAGGCTTTAATTTATACGATTGCAAATCATATGAAAAAGTGCTTTTTAAATTGGAACAAGGACACCGTAGAAGATGCTGTAATTTACGATCATTTATATGAACTTTCTGGTGGAAAAATTAATTTGAAAAACTCGGAAGAAGATTTATCAGATGCAAACAGCTTGATGCGTTCTAAAACGAAATTTTCAACTAGTAATACCAAGAAAACCCATCATAAAAAGAATAATTCCAATAACCGACAAAGAAAACGCTATTAA
- a CDS encoding RluA family pseudouridine synthase, with translation MTASKILSNKTNLQVLYEDNHIIVVNKRAGDIVQGDKTGDKPLSDVVKAYIKDKYNKPGNVYLGTVHRLDRPTTGLVIFAKTSKVLPRLNKLFISKDIQKTYWAVVKNQPPKTADTLTHWLVKNPKNNKSKAHNKDVTASKKAVLHYKVIKNLDRYFLLEINLETGRHHQIRSQLATIGCAIKGDLKYGFDRSNKDASIHLHAKHIEFIHPVKKEPITINAPLPDDVIWKACES, from the coding sequence TTGACCGCCTCCAAGATCCTTTCCAACAAAACTAATCTCCAAGTACTTTATGAAGACAATCACATTATTGTTGTAAATAAACGTGCTGGCGATATTGTGCAAGGAGACAAAACAGGCGACAAACCTTTAAGCGATGTGGTTAAGGCGTATATTAAAGACAAATACAATAAACCTGGAAATGTGTATTTGGGTACGGTTCATCGTTTAGATCGTCCCACAACAGGCTTAGTAATTTTTGCAAAAACCAGTAAGGTCCTACCGCGATTAAACAAACTGTTTATATCTAAAGACATTCAAAAAACCTATTGGGCTGTGGTAAAAAATCAACCACCAAAAACGGCCGATACCCTAACACATTGGCTGGTTAAGAACCCTAAAAACAACAAATCTAAAGCCCACAATAAAGACGTTACAGCAAGCAAAAAAGCCGTACTTCATTATAAAGTTATAAAAAATTTAGACCGTTATTTTTTACTTGAAATCAATTTAGAGACTGGTAGGCATCATCAAATAAGGTCTCAACTTGCTACTATAGGCTGCGCTATAAAAGGCGATTTAAAATATGGTTTTGACCGCAGTAATAAAGATGCTAGCATTCATTTACACGCCAAACACATTGAATTTATTCATCCTGTAAAAAAAGAACCCATAACCATTAACGCCCCACTTCCCGATGATGTCATTTGGAAGGCCTGTGAGTCATAA
- the murA gene encoding UDP-N-acetylglucosamine 1-carboxyvinyltransferase: protein MGTFKIEGGHQLKGSIQPQGAKNEALQILCAVLLTPEVVTIHNIPNIIDVNKLMALLEHLGVKINKLGKGSYTFQADAVNLSYLESDQFKIDGRGLRGSIMIVGPLLARFGKGFIPKPGGDKIGRRRLDTHFEGLINLGAKFRYSKEEQFYGVEAKKLKGTYMLLEEASVTGTANILMAAVLAEGKTTIYNAACEPYLQQLCKMLNRMGAKISGVGSNLLEIEGVDSLGGTEHTMLPDMIEIGSWIGLAAMTKSELTITNVSWHDLGLIPETFRKLGITVEKSGDDIYIPAHTNGYEIQSFIDGSILNISDAPWPGFTPDLLSIILVVATQARGSVLIHQKMFESRLFFVDKLIDMGAKIILCDPHRATVIGHDFKSTLKATTMTSPDIRAGVSLLIAALSAKGTSSIQNIEQIDRGYENIDERLRAIGAKIERVD, encoded by the coding sequence ATGGGAACATTTAAAATTGAAGGCGGTCACCAATTAAAAGGAAGCATTCAGCCTCAGGGTGCTAAAAATGAAGCATTACAAATTTTATGTGCTGTTTTATTAACGCCCGAAGTGGTTACAATTCATAATATTCCAAATATTATTGATGTCAATAAATTAATGGCATTGTTAGAACACTTAGGTGTTAAAATTAATAAGCTAGGGAAAGGGTCTTACACTTTTCAAGCCGATGCGGTTAATCTAAGCTATTTAGAATCCGATCAATTTAAAATTGATGGTCGCGGCTTGCGAGGCTCCATTATGATTGTTGGGCCGCTACTGGCACGTTTTGGAAAAGGGTTTATTCCTAAACCTGGAGGTGATAAAATTGGACGTCGTCGTTTGGATACACATTTCGAAGGTCTAATCAATTTAGGCGCTAAGTTTCGATACAGTAAAGAAGAGCAGTTTTATGGCGTTGAAGCTAAAAAACTAAAAGGTACTTATATGTTGCTTGAAGAAGCTTCGGTAACTGGAACAGCCAATATATTGATGGCAGCGGTTTTAGCTGAAGGTAAAACAACCATCTATAATGCTGCTTGCGAGCCCTATTTACAGCAACTTTGTAAGATGCTAAATAGAATGGGCGCTAAAATTAGCGGTGTAGGTTCTAATTTATTAGAAATTGAAGGTGTGGATAGCCTTGGCGGAACCGAGCATACCATGCTGCCCGATATGATTGAAATTGGAAGTTGGATTGGTTTAGCTGCAATGACTAAAAGTGAACTTACCATTACCAATGTATCATGGCATGATTTGGGATTAATTCCTGAAACGTTTAGAAAGTTAGGAATTACCGTGGAAAAGAGCGGTGATGACATTTATATCCCTGCTCATACCAATGGGTATGAAATACAAAGTTTTATTGATGGTTCCATTTTAAATATTTCTGATGCACCATGGCCAGGGTTTACTCCAGATTTATTAAGCATCATATTAGTTGTTGCTACACAGGCTCGAGGTAGTGTTTTAATTCACCAAAAAATGTTTGAAAGCCGTTTGTTTTTCGTAGACAAACTGATAGACATGGGGGCGAAAATTATACTTTGTGACCCGCATAGGGCTACCGTTATTGGTCATGATTTTAAATCGACTTTAAAGGCCACAACAATGACCTCTCCAGATATTCGTGCGGGGGTTTCATTGTTAATCGCGGCACTTTCAGCAAAAGGAACATCTTCCATTCAAAATATAGAACAAATAGATCGTGGGTATGAAAATATCGACGAACGTTTACGTGCTATTGGAGCAAAAATAGAACGTGTGGATTAA
- a CDS encoding IS4 family transposase, whose product MNKSKNFSGHPIIKQVLNFILPKDVHRTAKKHNSDRYTKKFTTYEHLATMVFTVISGCSSLREVSSIMLACEGKINHLGLTDFPKRSTLSDANRRRSSEVFADIYHLLYKRYHRFLSDSRPLEPAVKNLKIVDSSTIPLFSDILKGVGRNPLNGKKKGGIKMHTMINAMEDVPCLIKFSSAATHDHTFLKDLELKKGSYVVFDKGYVDYEQYQKWTLEDVYFVTRQKDNARYTSLEEFDISNKVDDAVLKDEKIGLTDKNGNAFSLRRIAFWHEKHQKVYEFITNNYDLDADKIADIYKNRWQIETMFKRLKQNFPLKYFLGDNQNAIEIQIWVSLIIQLIMLVIQRKAQRNWAYSNMMSVIRYHLMTYIDLFKFLKNPEANWEEITTKNIGQLSLFDP is encoded by the coding sequence ATGAATAAAAGTAAAAACTTTAGCGGACACCCCATAATCAAACAGGTATTAAATTTCATTTTGCCCAAAGATGTTCATCGGACAGCCAAAAAGCACAACAGCGATCGCTATACCAAAAAGTTTACCACCTATGAGCATTTGGCCACTATGGTATTTACCGTGATCAGTGGCTGTAGCTCACTTCGTGAGGTTTCCAGTATTATGCTTGCCTGCGAGGGAAAGATCAACCATCTAGGACTCACGGACTTTCCAAAACGCAGTACCTTGTCAGATGCTAACAGGAGAAGAAGCTCTGAAGTATTTGCCGATATTTATCATTTACTCTACAAACGTTACCATCGCTTTTTATCGGACAGCAGACCCTTAGAACCTGCAGTGAAGAACCTTAAAATCGTTGATTCCTCGACCATCCCCCTATTTAGCGACATTCTTAAAGGTGTAGGAAGGAACCCGCTCAACGGCAAAAAGAAAGGAGGTATCAAGATGCATACTATGATAAACGCCATGGAAGACGTTCCTTGTCTGATTAAGTTTTCAAGCGCGGCCACGCACGACCACACCTTTTTAAAAGACCTGGAACTCAAGAAGGGCTCTTATGTGGTTTTTGACAAAGGGTATGTGGATTATGAGCAATACCAAAAATGGACACTGGAAGATGTTTACTTTGTGACTCGGCAAAAGGACAATGCTCGCTATACAAGCCTTGAAGAGTTTGATATCTCCAATAAAGTGGACGATGCTGTCTTAAAGGACGAAAAAATAGGGCTTACGGACAAAAACGGCAATGCTTTTTCCCTGAGGAGAATCGCTTTTTGGCACGAAAAGCACCAAAAAGTTTATGAGTTCATCACTAATAATTATGATCTTGACGCAGACAAAATAGCCGACATCTATAAAAATAGGTGGCAGATTGAGACGATGTTCAAGCGGCTTAAACAGAACTTTCCGCTAAAGTATTTTTTGGGAGACAATCAAAATGCCATCGAAATACAAATCTGGGTCAGTTTGATAATCCAGCTCATTATGCTTGTGATCCAAAGAAAAGCCCAAAGAAACTGGGCTTATTCCAATATGATGTCCGTCATACGATACCATTTGATGACATATATCGATTTGTTCAAATTCCTGAAAAACCCAGAAGCTAATTGGGAAGAGATTACAACCAAAAACATTGGGCAATTAAGCCTTTTTGACCCATAA
- a CDS encoding AAA family ATPase — MNTKKIIITGGPGTGKSTLINELIKRGFPCMEEISREVIIEAQNKGIDQLFLTDPLMFSDLLLKGRLQQYKDAENQKNKTIFFDRGVHDVLAYMDFIGDVYPSEFKNACKNIKYDLVFILKPWASIYTSDSERYETFEQAESIHKHIINTYKSYHYNLIDVPFDTVENRTNFILKSINL, encoded by the coding sequence TTGAACACGAAAAAAATTATAATAACAGGAGGTCCAGGTACAGGAAAGTCTACATTAATTAACGAATTAATAAAAAGAGGATTTCCTTGTATGGAAGAAATTTCTCGTGAAGTTATTATTGAAGCTCAAAATAAGGGCATCGATCAGCTATTTCTAACCGACCCACTCATGTTTAGTGACCTGCTTCTTAAAGGAAGACTCCAACAATATAAAGATGCTGAAAACCAAAAAAATAAAACCATATTTTTCGATCGCGGTGTTCATGATGTCTTAGCTTACATGGATTTTATAGGAGACGTTTATCCTTCTGAGTTTAAAAATGCTTGCAAAAATATCAAATACGACCTGGTATTTATTTTAAAACCTTGGGCTTCCATATACACCAGCGACAGCGAACGCTACGAAACTTTTGAGCAAGCTGAAAGCATACATAAACACATCATAAACACCTATAAATCTTACCACTATAACCTAATTGACGTACCTTTCGACACCGTAGAAAACCGCACAAATTTCATCTTAAAATCCATAAACCTCTAA
- a CDS encoding DUF2911 domain-containing protein has protein sequence MKKLLLLFMTCATVYAVNAQVNTPQPSPASKLEQKVGLTDVTIEYSRPGVKDRKIFGDLVPFGKVWRTGANKNTIITFSTDATIANHKVKAGSYAVFTEPGESLWKVYFYADTENWGTPKKWDESKVVAVTSVKAHEVPFNVETFTLDINSITNGGANIELIWEKTYIAIPFTVPTDDAVLASINDVMSGTPKASDYYAAASYYLQEGKNPNQAMEWIDKAVDMTKEKPLFYYIRKQSLIHAKAGDTKGAIAAARKSLELAKIAGNDDYVKMNEDFLKEWLGK, from the coding sequence ATGAAAAAATTACTATTACTATTTATGACTTGTGCTACAGTATATGCTGTCAATGCTCAGGTAAACACACCGCAACCAAGTCCAGCATCAAAACTTGAACAAAAAGTTGGTTTAACAGATGTGACTATTGAATATTCACGACCAGGCGTAAAAGACCGTAAAATTTTTGGTGATTTAGTGCCATTTGGTAAAGTTTGGCGTACTGGTGCTAATAAAAATACCATCATTACATTCAGTACCGATGCTACCATTGCAAATCATAAGGTAAAAGCAGGGTCTTATGCCGTTTTTACAGAGCCAGGCGAAAGTCTTTGGAAAGTATATTTTTATGCTGATACCGAAAATTGGGGAACACCTAAAAAATGGGATGAATCTAAAGTGGTGGCAGTAACTTCTGTAAAAGCTCACGAAGTGCCTTTTAACGTAGAAACCTTTACATTAGATATCAATAGTATTACAAATGGAGGTGCAAACATTGAACTTATTTGGGAAAAAACATACATTGCTATTCCTTTTACGGTGCCAACAGATGATGCCGTTTTAGCTAGTATTAATGATGTAATGAGTGGTACTCCTAAAGCAAGTGACTATTATGCGGCTGCTTCATACTATTTACAGGAAGGAAAAAATCCTAATCAAGCTATGGAGTGGATTGATAAAGCAGTAGACATGACTAAAGAGAAACCTCTTTTTTACTATATTAGAAAACAGTCTTTAATTCATGCAAAAGCTGGTGATACTAAAGGCGCTATAGCTGCGGCAAGAAAATCATTAGAGTTAGCAAAAATTGCAGGCAATGATGATTATGTTAAAATGAATGAAGATTTCTTGAAAGAATGGTTGGGCAAATAA
- a CDS encoding RecQ family ATP-dependent DNA helicase produces the protein MVHPINILERYWNFTSFRPEQEAIINAVIEGGDTFVLLPTGGGKSICFQIPALAKEGICIVISPLIALMKDQVQALNEKGIKAMALTSGISYSQLDTMLDNCIYGNYKFLYLSPERLQQELVQDRIRLMNVNLIAVDEAHCISQWGSDFRPAYKNIALLRRIRPSANVVALTASARPEVVSDIIKELDFIQPKIFKNSFSRPNLAYMVFHENDKHYRLETILKKNPAPSIVYVRNRKATIEISAFLKSKNISATFYHGGLNNDEKEKHMTAWLQNQSQVMVATNAFGMGIDKPDVKTVIHLNLPESIESYFQEAGRAGRNGHKAFAVILKNNSDETMVKNQFLSTLPPVDFIKQVYRKLCSYFQISYGEGEYETFDFDFNRFCKTYQFPSILCYNALLFLDRNSVITLSKQFKNKVTLQFIISNNALFNYLDTHENFGIIVKSILRMYGGIFDNLTKIDLKKVAKKASIPESLVISTLEQLEDDEIITLNLAKTDAQVTFIEPREDEKTINRIAPIIKQQNKLKQNQVKAMLDYIENDSICKSVQLLSYFGETEIEDCNICSVCIQKKNKKTSTTDLQALKKRVIGVLESGDYSSRALLETINCSENDLKAVLKLLLEHQIISITQKNTYKLSHL, from the coding sequence TTGGTACACCCTATAAACATATTAGAACGCTATTGGAATTTTACCAGTTTTAGACCAGAGCAGGAGGCTATAATCAATGCGGTTATTGAGGGGGGAGATACTTTCGTGCTATTACCAACAGGAGGCGGCAAATCTATATGTTTCCAAATTCCAGCCTTAGCAAAAGAAGGTATTTGTATCGTGATTTCGCCATTAATTGCCTTAATGAAAGACCAAGTACAGGCATTAAATGAAAAAGGAATTAAAGCCATGGCACTTACTAGCGGTATAAGTTACAGCCAGTTAGACACGATGCTGGACAATTGTATATATGGTAACTATAAGTTTCTCTATTTATCGCCAGAACGCTTGCAACAAGAGTTGGTTCAAGATCGTATTCGACTCATGAATGTAAATTTAATTGCTGTTGACGAAGCACATTGTATTTCTCAATGGGGCAGTGATTTTAGGCCCGCCTATAAGAACATAGCTTTACTTAGACGAATACGTCCCTCGGCAAACGTTGTAGCATTAACGGCTTCGGCGCGACCAGAAGTGGTTTCTGATATCATAAAAGAACTGGATTTTATTCAGCCTAAAATTTTTAAAAATTCCTTTTCAAGACCAAATTTGGCCTATATGGTTTTTCATGAAAATGATAAACATTACCGCCTAGAAACCATTTTAAAAAAGAACCCTGCGCCTTCCATTGTTTATGTTAGAAATAGGAAAGCTACTATTGAAATATCGGCATTTTTAAAATCTAAAAACATAAGTGCCACTTTTTATCATGGCGGATTAAATAATGATGAAAAGGAAAAGCATATGACAGCTTGGCTGCAAAACCAGTCGCAGGTCATGGTAGCCACAAATGCCTTTGGTATGGGAATCGATAAACCCGATGTTAAAACCGTTATTCATCTTAATTTACCAGAAAGTATTGAAAGCTATTTCCAAGAAGCTGGGCGTGCAGGCAGAAATGGCCATAAGGCTTTTGCTGTAATCCTAAAAAACAACAGCGATGAAACCATGGTTAAAAATCAATTTTTAAGCACACTTCCTCCAGTTGATTTCATAAAACAAGTTTACAGAAAACTGTGTAGTTATTTTCAAATCTCTTATGGTGAAGGTGAATACGAAACCTTCGACTTCGATTTTAATCGTTTCTGTAAAACTTATCAATTTCCATCAATTTTATGCTATAATGCATTGCTTTTCTTGGATAGAAACAGCGTTATTACCCTATCTAAACAATTTAAAAATAAAGTCACCTTACAATTTATTATTTCTAACAATGCTCTTTTTAATTATTTAGATACCCATGAAAATTTCGGAATTATTGTAAAATCTATTTTAAGAATGTATGGCGGCATTTTCGACAACTTAACAAAAATAGATTTAAAAAAGGTCGCTAAAAAAGCATCGATTCCTGAATCCCTAGTAATAAGTACCTTGGAACAGTTAGAAGACGATGAAATTATCACTTTAAACTTAGCTAAAACCGATGCTCAGGTAACATTTATTGAACCCCGAGAAGATGAAAAAACAATAAATAGAATTGCCCCTATAATTAAACAACAAAACAAACTGAAACAAAATCAAGTAAAGGCCATGCTCGATTATATTGAAAACGATTCGATATGCAAAAGCGTGCAACTGCTCTCCTACTTTGGCGAAACAGAAATTGAAGATTGCAACATTTGTTCGGTATGTATTCAAAAGAAAAATAAAAAAACTTCGACAACAGATCTTCAGGCACTCAAAAAACGGGTTATTGGTGTTTTAGAATCTGGCGATTATTCTTCTAGAGCCCTTTTAGAAACCATTAATTGTTCGGAAAACGATTTAAAAGCGGTATTAAAATTACTTTTGGAGCATCAAATTATTAGTATTACACAAAAAAATACATATAAATTAAGTCATTTGTAA